A portion of the Carassius carassius chromosome 42, fCarCar2.1, whole genome shotgun sequence genome contains these proteins:
- the xkr9 gene encoding XK-related protein 9, whose protein sequence is MPETIIMTATRKRFGWFRWLCTVCGLLFYLADIGSDLLLSVQYFKGGHITWAALTLVFVLVGSLCIQIFSYAWFKDDKENYDEDNKGLSTCHLIGIHVLQIGIFTRYGHLLKRSFKALRSDDTTDEEQFHLFGLATDLSMLRMFEMFLESVPQLVLQVYIILEHNHHSELQYISMAVSFLTIAWATVDYRRCFRRSLPNLKEMPSGIPTAVYLSYKIFTITPRILSLTLFIMLSSFNTVAVAFIWLVGTVWAFVEETDFCTSRVLEHLYRAIVGVILLFTFFNVKGENTKVHMTVYYIFNVGQNLAAPILLFLFKPEYGGTDFFLPITFFIFVSHSMGLGFLGLYYSLLHPRQPCIEDQTDGQNHERKTTRFEQFLQI, encoded by the exons ATGCCAGAAACCATAATCATGACAGCTACCAGAAAGAGATTTGGCTGGTTTCGGTGGCTATGCACTGTTTGTGGACTACTTTTTTATTTAGCAGACATTGGATCAGACTTATTGTTATCTGTGCAGTATTTCAAAGGTGGACATATCACTTGGGCTGCACTGACTCTCGTGTTTGTTCTGGTCGGATCTTTATGCATACAGATATTCAGCTATGCATGGTTCAAAGATGACAAGGAAAATTACGATGAAGATAACAAGGGTCTGTCCACTTGCCATCTGATCGGTATACATGTACTGCAGATAGGCATTTTTACAAG GTATGGCCATCTCCTGAAGAGGAGTTTTAAAGCCCTGCGTTCGGACGATACTACAGATGAGGAGCAGTTCCATCTTTTTGGCCTTGCTACAGATCTCAGCATGCTCCGTATGTTTGAGATGTTCCTGGAGAGCGTTCCTCAACTCGTTCTGCAGGTCTATATCATACTGGAGCACAACCATCACTCTGAACTGCAAT acATTAGCATGGCCGTTTCTTTTCTCACCATAGCCTGGGCCACGGTGGATTATCGTCGCTGTTTTCGGCGCTCTCTACCTAATCTTAAAGAGATGCCTTCTGGAATCCCGACAGCCGTATACTTGTCCTACAAAATATTTACCATAACCCCTCGAATCCTCAGCCTCACACTCTTCATCATGCTCTCCAGCTTCAACACTGTAGCAGTGGCCTTCATATGGCTGGTGGGAACCGTCTGGGCTTTCGTGGAGGAGACCGACTTCTGCACTTCACGAGTCCTTGAACATCTTTATCGAGCCATTGTTGGAGTTATTCTCCTTTTTACCTTCTTTAACGTTAAAGGAGAGAACACCAAAGTTCACATGACTGTGTATTACATTTTCAATGTGGGTCAAAACCTTGCTGCACCCATTTTGTTGTTTCTGTTCAAACCGGAATATGGAGGGACTGATTTCTTCCTacctattacattttttatattcgtGTCTCATTCAATGGGACTGGGTTTTCTGGGACTCTATTACAGCCTCCTGCACCCCCGTCAACCTTGCATAGAGGATCAAACAGATGGGCAAAACCATGAGCGCAAAACAACACGTTTTGAGCAGTTTTTGCAAATATGA